TGCCAGAGGGTGAAGTACTTCAAATGGCTTCACTGGTTAGTTAATGGTCAGATTTTCTCCATGACAGCCCAGATAAGCAGCCACCATGTGCGACTGGGCTGCGTTACGCAAGAGCAAtagctggagggaaggaggcagcgTGACTCAGAGTGGAAATTCTtgtggctgggcaggagcagggtttGCTGTTGTAAAAACTAAGAACTTGGGACATGGATACTCTGGGACAGCTGCTGCCTTGAAACCCTGCCACCTCCCCGGGAGCCTCACAAACCCTGTTTTGTTCACCTCATCCtccttcagtgttttaaaagctaaattCCAGGCTGTGGGATATGCTGGTGGGGAAAACCTCAAAGCCAGAGAAGATGCCTTGCCCATGGCTAAAGAACACAGAGAGCAGAACTGCAAGATGAGACTCCCATCACAACAGACACCGCCCTAGTGATTCCCAGTACAGGTAAACTGGTATCCAGCAAACTGGGACAGTAACTTGCTGTCCACAAGCCTGTCAGCAGTACAGCCTTGTACCCCTGAATGGATAGGCTAAATAAAGCTCCTCTAGCCCTGGGAACACCCTGCAGGGCCCTGCTCCGTGGCCATGACTGCGCAGGAAGCTGCTCAGGTGCTTCAGCAGACACAAGTGAGCTAGGTGGGCCAGCGACATGGATGAACACATGCACCAACATGCACTGAACCTTCCTCAGCTGTAAACAAACGTCTCAATCACCACAGGCTGCACGCAGTCACTAAGAGACATGCAAAGCGTTTACTACGGGCTTCTGAATGCTTCCTGGCTGAATGGCAATTGCAAAGAGTAGCTGAATCCAGAGGTACTTGGCATTATCATGACAGATTAAAGCAATCTATTTGCAAACTAAGCAAATTCATAGCTTTGCAAAGCTTGGATTCAAGAGACCATCATGGCACGTGAGAGCAGCCACACTGAGCTGTGGAGTCTCTCTACAGCGTTTGAACATTAGCAGGAACAAACTTCAAGGTGAAGACAACTCTCAGCACCATCTCACCCCTTCTTCTGCCTCTACAGCCTCCCCACCATGCTCAGCTCCTCAGCTGGCTGGCAATCCCcacaccacagccagctgcACTACAGGGCCTCAAGGTGGATACTGAAGTATTCACCACGGTGTTTCTCATCTGTAACAGGTAATATCTTTAATTGCCCACATGAACAAGACCATTGATAATAAAAGATGCCAATGCATGTGTCTGGATTTGAAAATACACTGCCTATGCCATCCCAGTGCAGCTTGGAGCcctgcaaagaaagcatttatgTGCGTTAAGCTGCCTGTGAGCTCACTTCAGCCTAACATCTGCTTGTTTTGGCAATGCTTCTTTCAAGCAACAAGACATCTGAACTGAGGACCAGACCCTTTCCCCACAATTCAGTTTCCATACCTGCATAAACACCTTTCCGATCACCACATCATCGTCATCCTTAAATACTGTGCTGAACACAACTGTGACACGGTCCTTTTTTGCCTCAACATACCTGCAGATGAGTGAGAGAGGAGAATCGAGCTGTGAACCAGAGCCAAGAAGTACAACTGGATGAGGAAGCAACCGTGTGACGAGGTCAAGCAGATACAACAATCATTCACAGGCCTGGCTGCTGAAAATTTCCCCTCCCTCAAGACAGTATTTACAGGgagcaaaacatttctgttgggAGCGGCCAATTCCTCTCCTGCATGCAGCCACAAGTGCTGGCACTAACAAGAGACTCTTGTTTAACACCCTGCAGCCTGAGGGATGAGCACTGCCCTCACTGGATAATTCTGACAGCCTAGGACAGGCCCTTATTACCCTGACAAAGTACAGAGCAGTATGATTTCCTGACTTTCCACCACAACCTACAGCTGGCAAACTCCTGTACTGCTTGGTTTGAACACTTACATTGTCTCATCGTCCCTGTAGTGGATGACAgcccttttttctccttctttgccCTCTTCCTGGAATTTGAAATACTTCtcaaagactgaagcaaagcagTTGCGCTTCAACATGCCAGCTTGGTGCACGATAGCATCCTTGTCTGCGGGAAGGTTCTCCAGGTCGTAGAGCAAAGAGACATTGTAACCTAGGAGGGACAGCCACTAACCTTAATTATCTACGCAAGGCCTTAATGAAGTCAGAGACATTTTCCAAAAGAGACATATATAGTCCCACCTTTGCCTTAAGCCCTCCCAGAAGCCCCAGGAGTGAGTGTTTCCTACCCCAAGTATCATCAGAAGCCATGGCAACACACCTGGAGCTCCTTCCTGAGCTCCCAGACACAAgtgccagctcagctgctcccaaGTTTTTGCAGTGAGTAGGAAGAGATGCTGTCACAGGTAACCATGGTTTTCCTGTGTCTCACAAAGCGTCTTTGAGAAGAACAAAGACCCCAACTGTGAGGAACAGAGGCTTCCCAGAGGAGGACTGCATCACGAATTACAGCCTGTGCTGCAAGCTACTGCAGCCCTGACTTACTTGAGCCACCTTTTATATTGTCATTCATGGTACAGAGAGCCCCAGATACCAAGCTCTTGAAGTGCAGCCTTCATTTGAGCATTTCTGAAGTGACTGAAGTAATTTTGGAATTGCATTCACACACATGAAGAGTAAATGTTACCCCAGGGTTACCTGATTCAGGATTTACCAAGTAGCTTCCATAGACTTTCTTCAATACctaggaaagaaattaaacattgAAAGCATAAGCTGTCAGGGTTGTTTCCTCCTGCAAAGCCCAGGCCATGTGCGGTCTTCATTTAGAAACATCAAATTACAGCATCTGCCTCTCTTAGTCTAAGTGAACTTGGACAAATACTAAGTCATCTGCTTCTAGTATTactggctgctcctgctctaGGTGTAGCTCCCTAAACCGCCACTGACAGGGGATGCACTGCAGGACAGGACTGAGAGCTGGaactttttaaagttcttgCTAGTCTTGAACTTGTATGGGGTAGAAAACCCCTCCATACACCCCATAACTTCAAAGGAGAACTGTAGCAGAGCTTGACACAACAGATCTAAGGGCTACAAACCCTtcttcccattcaaaggcaGATGCAAAGTGTGCCCCGTCCCTCTCCTTGTGGGAAGGCAAATTCAGAGCGGGGGTCATGTACCGCATGGCTGGGCGATCACCCACCCTGTCTCAGCCTACTGCAAGGGACAgatggggatggagaggagacTGCCAAGCAGCTTGGATGCCTCCCAGAAGCAGAGCCGCCTACAGCACAGCAAAAACCTTTATTCAAACGTAATCACTGCTGAATTTTACATCAATGGCAATTTTCAACTGAGCCATAGCTCTGTGTCAATGAGGGGGCTGGGAACAGGAGATATTTCACAGAGAACACAATAATGCTGTGGCAGAACTGGCTCTCCTGGGATGACACCCACCACCATGCAGAGAGGATGCACAGGTTCTCTGCATGTCAAAAACCTTCTTTCAGCAgagagcctgcctgcctgctgcagcccagggagatgCTCTTAGCAGGAACCCCACTTTGCGCTCCTCACAGTGGAGTTTCACCAAAGATGGAGCAGAAGCAAGCTCCATCATCTCCAgggaagcacagaaagcaaCAGTTTGCTAACTGGCAATTTAAAAGTGTAATTTCTATTTAGTCAGCACTCCCAAGGCAGTTCTACAGAGATCCCATTTTCACCCTAAAAACCTGGGAAGTTGCCTTCAACCAACCACCATGATGGCTGCTGGTGCATAGTGGCATCGGCCACTCACCCACCACAGCAGTTATCTTGGGATCAATCCATATTGATCCTCACTAAATATGTTGTGGGAGTTCCACCATTTGGGCTGCTTGACTCTCTTGTTTGCCAGCAGCGGTACCTTTCAGTAGCAGGCAATGCTGCTCCTAGAAAGCTCTGCACAAGGAACCAGGAAAGGAGGACACTCAAACGTATTTATTCTGACTTCGGTATGTCTTGCAGCAACTCACAGGAATTTACTTCGGGTTCAAACCACCTGTTTTCCACCAGACTCAAACTCATGGAGCAGtttccttgttttcctccaAGGACAGGCACCCAGAGGCAAAAGCCTGCTTAAGAGCCTTGGGTGAACCTCATTTGCTACTATGTGGAGATTTGAAAACTGACTCAGGAACTGAGTCATACTTCCTGCCTCAGCACCCAACCACAGCTCAGACAGGCTCCGTCTTTCTACCATAAATGGCTCTCCACAGCCCCGGCCCATTCAACAGGAACTGAACCAACTGCttcacacagcagcagacaaAAGGGAACCAGTCTGCAGATCATGATCTGCCACACACAGCAGGAGCCCATCACTTGCTCTCAAACATGGTTAGAGTAGGAACAGCAGCAAGGATTTGCCTTGGTGCCTGCCTTCAACTTGTGGACTCAGCACATCAGTCAGGGAAACTATTTCTATGTGCCCAGGCCTCACATTCATTTGGACTTTCAAAACTTGTGATGTCTTTTGACTTTCAGGCTGCAGGGTCATATAAGATGGCTTTTTATTCATGAGAGTGTGTGAACACACTCTGCCCTTGTCTTCCAGCAAAGTGGGACTCCTGGTtggcccagggctgctcctTTGACCACTGTGAGATGGGAGCACAGGTGCTTCTCTAAGGGTTGGATGTTAGATCCATCAACATTGCAAAGACATTGGCTACACTAAAGACAGTATTTGTAGGCTCAAGACCCAGAGATGCTCACCTCATCAGCACCATGTTCCTGGAGTTCCTTGTAGAATTTCAGAGAAATACTGACCATCACTTTTGTCTTGTCTCCATTGGGGTTTGAAATATGGTAAAGGACTCCATCAAAGTCTATGaagcaagcaaaagaaatgtgagGGAACAGGAGCCAATTCCTATTTCTGAGGAAGGTTTTCCCTACATGTTCCAGGAACTGCATAAAGAGACACTgttccccctgctccagccctcacACATACACCAAGAGAGAAACCCATAATTAAAGAAAGCGGTAATGTCATGTAGGGAGACCTGTTACCATTGAAAGAGCTGAAACAGTTTTGACACCTGTCCATCATCTAAAGTTTTAGTCTACTGTCATTTAGTATCCCTGGAAAATCTGCTTATGCTCAACACACGAGGatacagacacacagagatTGGAGCCTTCTGGATGGCCAGCACAGAAAGTAACTGACAAGGCCACCgggccagagctgcagcctggaggGGAAAACATCTCTGCCAGCAAAGGcatctcagctgctgcctgctgagaCAGCTTCCACTTCACTGCAGACTGGGcagagagggcaggaggcagggaaaggcAACCCTCCAGCTACCTAGCAAGCTCTACTTCCCCATGGAGCTCTGCAGCTTACAAAGATTTTTgataacagaagcaaaaaatcgGTTGCTGAAGGAGCACTTGAAATTCCTTGGCACTTCTTGTCCTGGAGAGTAAACTTCAGGTGATGAATTCATCTTGCCTGTCACCCTGAGCCAGCTTTCTAACAACCCAAACCAGATGGTGCTAAAGACCTAATGACAAGTAGCATCAAGGGCAGGACTGGAGAATACACGAGGTAAAAAAGAAGAGCTAGGtaacaaaaccacaccaaagATAGCTCTGCCACCACTGAACTCACTGCTGTGGAGAAAGTCCCAGGGAAGGTGAATGGACAGAGAAAATTGTGGGGACGCTGACAAAGCCCCAGCTCTGGGAAGGCTGCGGGGTGCCCACACCATCTGTCCCTGCATGGCTCTCCGCCCCCTGCTGCAGTGCCCCACAGCAGGCATAACCGTGGGCAGACTACTTGAGCCAGccctttttttcagagaagtcaAGAGAGCTGCAGAGCTTACCTGCAAATGTTACTTCTACTGCCTCTGGtttatttctaaaaagcaaagaaaacaaaggaggtAAATGAGAATGCAAACAGCAGCCTCCAAGCTGTGAAGAAAAGAGGATTAATTTCCAATGCTTTATTTCTCACAAGCAGCTCTACCTGAAAACCCCTCTGTCTCCTGCTGTTCAACCAGCAGGTAACCTTCAACAAGGGATCTTCAAATTCTCCTCATTCCTGTACCCACCAGTTCTACCTTAGATGATAGGAAATAGGTCTTGAAGCTGGCAGAGACTGTTATTATTTGTAGCTTATTAATAGATTTTGAGATAGCAGATTTCCAGTTAGGAATGTTTGAAAAAGCTAATTGTCACTATGGAGTTTAACAAGCACATTCTCCACAGAGAACAGCCACAATCCAGGTTTGGGGACAGAGGCTCCTTTGTAAGTTCCTGCGATACTAGTTCATGGAAGGGCCTTAGAGACTGAACAATCCTTCCAGACGCAGTGCCACCTTTGCCATCAACAGCAACTCTACAAACACACTGATATAACTCACTCACAGAGAGGACCCTTCTGCAAGTTTGGGGCTAGGAGTGAACCACAGAAGGAAACTTTCCAGATGTGCATTTCATCCCGCACCCAGCACATCCCTTCCAAAATACCCCAATACTATGCCAACTACCTCTGCAGGAAAACTGTACATCTGGGTTTGCTGTAACACTGCCCAGTGTGGTCTTTGGGATCCTCTCATCAGCAACAAGAGCACCTTGCAAGCCAAAGGCACATCATGTCTTATGTTGTGGGTATGAAGATTTCACAACATCTTAACAGACCCTATTTGCCAGTTTGTCCACGATTTGTAGATTAGGATCCTGTGAAAGATGTAACTGCTTCTGAAAAGTGATTTTGTTGGAACTGGCACTATAAActgcttcagcagctctgagggGACTAGTATTAATAGGCCATTCTCCAACAGGGAGCAATGCAAAGGTCTCCATCAATGACAGCAGGGGTGGAAAAATGAGAATAGgataaaaatgcagctgtttcaCTGTGTATCTCCACTtacttttcaaaagcagttgaCATTAAACAAAGTACAGGCTAATGGCTGTTGCTAACAAATCTAGCCTCTAAAGCAGTTCATTCACACCCACCTGAACCAATGTACTGAAATAACTCCTCAAACCAAAGCCAGTGTGTTGAGACAGCCTTGTGGCCTCAActatgctgctgcttcccagagaCCAGCTTCAACCTTTTCACCAAATATTGCTCTGTCCACACACGTACATGCTGCTAGGTACTAGCTACACCTCAGTACATACACAGAGAAAGGCGGGGGAGCAATGACTCTAATTTCCCTCACCATATTCTGGAAAGGTTTTAATgacttcccccccgcccccagcagAAAGCACTATTCTTCCATCAGCTTTTTTGCAGACAGCCTCATTCCTGGAAGCCAGGAATGACCGTGATGTGCTAAATCTCAAGATGGGCAATGCAGGGAGACCAAGGCACAGAACAGCACTGATCCCAGACCATGCATTGTGTTAGCAACATTTTACTCAGGTGGAAAGGGAGGAATTAACTTCCAGCCAGAGATCCTAAGTGGAAACGATGAGGTGTGGCTGCTTCTTGAAAGTTATTAGCTGTGAAAAGCAACAGACCTTTTTGTCGGGAGGCTGGAGAGCCTCTGTCTTTtgtgcagcactgctgaagaCAAAAACCACACGCTTGAAAGAAGCTGAGCGAGTGCACCCAAGGCAGGTCCTTTAGTTTAAGAGCTGTGCCAGCTACTTGTGACCTCTCTTCTGTCatctccccttcccagctgggCCTGAGACAGAGGCTTAGCAGGCATCCCTGGCTGCATGTTTAACCCAGGCTCTTGGAAAGGGGAGCAATTCCCCAAGCCACATCCAAGTCAGTTCAGCTCACCGAGTACTGctcagagcagaaataaaagaaaatcctgcTGATCCCACTAGGTCAGTCAATGCAGacatgtttcttcttttagagTACCACACTCAGACTTGGGAATCAGCTTGGATGGCAGTataaatttttataaaaaaagaaacctatgTAGGAAGCTTTAAAGATAGCACAGTCAGGCACACGAGAGCTAGGAATATTAAAGAGGACACATCCTTAAATCATTGTTCCATTTTCTCAGAATTACACCATTCAAACCCCATTCCCCATGCACATGGAGCTGACGCCTCCCagagccccagctcccagcagagccCCTAAACACAGCACCTCCCTCTCAGCAACACAGGGAAGACTGACAGCCAGCGCACTGAAGTAGTTTTACCTAGGAAGGACAACGATTCCCCTGCTCACTCACCCAGTACCCCAGGGGAAGGCAGAAGATCACTGGTCACATTATTTAAGAAGCTGTGTGAGACCATGTACCCAAAGTCGGTTAATGGCTCTGCAGGAGAGCCTTTGTTCTGCACACAAAAGCCTACCTCTAACACAGCCCCATTTTTGAACCTTTCATCGTGCAAGCATGATTTCTTAAAGAAGTTACTGTAACACTGATTTCCCAAGTAGCTCAATTCTTGTACTGGGGGATTTTGAGGAGGGGagatatttaaaggaaaagcaggtaACTGGGCAGAACTTTGGTGTGCTGAATATTCAACTGCTTCCCGGCACAGCATCAGTGAAGCGAGTGCTCACGTGAGCTGCATACAGAGCTCCTTGCAGCCGCGCTGGCCCTGTCATCTACTGCAGggtgttttttctgccttgcctGGCACACGCTTAAGTAACCCAGGCCTGGCCTG
The Falco cherrug isolate bFalChe1 chromosome 8, bFalChe1.pri, whole genome shotgun sequence DNA segment above includes these coding regions:
- the ARPC2 gene encoding actin-related protein 2/3 complex subunit 2 isoform X1, whose protein sequence is MILLEVNNRIIEETLTLKFEGAAAGNKPEAVEVTFADFDGVLYHISNPNGDKTKVMVSISLKFYKELQEHGADEVLKKVYGSYLVNPESGYNVSLLYDLENLPADKDAIVHQAGMLKRNCFASVFEKYFKFQEEGKEGEKRAVIHYRDDETMYVEAKKDRVTVVFSTVFKDDDDVVIGKVFMQEFKEGRRASHTAPQVLFSHREPPLELKDTDAAVGDNIGYITFVLFPRHTNAAARDNTINLIHTFRDYLHYHIKCSKAYIHTRMRAKTSDFLKVLNRARPDAEKKEMKTITGKTFTTR
- the ARPC2 gene encoding actin-related protein 2/3 complex subunit 2 isoform X2 encodes the protein MVSISLKFYKELQEHGADEVLKKVYGSYLVNPESGYNVSLLYDLENLPADKDAIVHQAGMLKRNCFASVFEKYFKFQEEGKEGEKRAVIHYRDDETMYVEAKKDRVTVVFSTVFKDDDDVVIGKVFMQEFKEGRRASHTAPQVLFSHREPPLELKDTDAAVGDNIGYITFVLFPRHTNAAARDNTINLIHTFRDYLHYHIKCSKAYIHTRMRAKTSDFLKVLNRARPDAEKKEMKTITGKTFTTR